A region of the Oncorhynchus clarkii lewisi isolate Uvic-CL-2024 chromosome 29, UVic_Ocla_1.0, whole genome shotgun sequence genome:
TCAGCGGCGTGTGGAGAAGGAAGTACAGGCTGGGATCCCACAGGTCAgatgtctgacacacacacaggcctcttTCACGCAAACATGACCTCATACAAACCCTCACTTTTCTGTAGTTGTTATAGATCAGGTCTGTATATGTGCAGATAAGAGTACACGTTTTCCATACATCTTGTCAAACTGTCAGATGGGCCTTAGATGAACATCATACCCGTTTGTTGTGTGTTTCAAACATGAGGGTGACTTTTTGTTGTTCCAGGGTGGCAGTGTGCTGGCCTCTCCTTTCCTTAAGGGCTTCTTGGCTGGATATATTGTGTCTAGGCTGCGATCCTCTGCGGTTTTGGGTGTGATCCTTGGGACTTGCACAGGCATCTTTGCAGCTCAAAATTTTGGTGTGCCCAACATCGAGCAAACCCTGAAAGACTTTTTCAACACTCTAAAAGGACCCGGCAAATAGCAGCCCTGGTTCTGGGGGAGAAGATGGATCACTGAACCAAAAAACCTGCCCCCTAAAAAAGATCCATTGAACTACTCCACTCCACAGCCTTCAGTTTTAGATTGCACAATGGTACTGAATTCagaaaaataatgttttgtttgtGTGGAGAAATTTAGGAAAAACCAATATGGTTGCTTGAATTATGCATCACGTCTTTACAATCATCTCTTGCAATGTGTGCAATACTCCTCAGGGgcttatgtatttttttttaatatatattaaCTGGAAAGATAATGTTCTTATTTTATGCAATGGGGATTTTACTGATGGAAGTGGGTGCTTTATAGGGGGAGATTTTCTTTGCCTCAGGACAGCTTTCAATTTGGTCTTGCTTGTAGATTAACCATCCAACCTTGTTATACCCAAATTATATTTACAAC
Encoded here:
- the LOC139388790 gene encoding SLC35A4 upstream open reading frame protein-like, producing MADDKDPLRPLKDLAELKDQLEDIQRRVEKEVQAGIPQGGSVLASPFLKGFLAGYIVSRLRSSAVLGVILGTCTGIFAAQNFGVPNIEQTLKDFFNTLKGPGK